In Mytilus edulis chromosome 4, xbMytEdul2.2, whole genome shotgun sequence, the following proteins share a genomic window:
- the LOC139519357 gene encoding coiled-coil domain-containing protein 122-like — protein METHFTSPPKLRREIQISPIVKHVEPQIRIQTTNRPQFVPIVSPRQIPVVSPTSQHMQNKKHSKVTLQSSMNESEETVCNPSEHNEHFTRQIPNMGSIVKPSNEHFKMHIPVLNSDSSTHTETFVKTEFLPTCDYSKSTSVDLEGEMVDSAIDSVMGLPQAFNEVVEMQKGQSSEIQKQQMLLKTLQGKFKEVTEKKEEVTQELTSVTHKIYVIEEQKRTCTKKCKEFDSEIIQLVIESEKERNCIKDLKGDIEENNRQYTKYKERITRHKQVVAEFEDNLEVHKELLQIKEEIKKLQTECEKRERNKCDTERLLSGQIENKIKEHILTVQNEVEQLKLILQETKEKIQTEKEKQSQAQVSLNVLHKKNQAQLTRLKKQVKAAQQSSRQWHDQISLLQKTIAELNNRLGQ, from the exons CCCTCCAAAGTTAAGAAGAGAGATACAGATTAGTCCTATAGTAAAGCATGTTGAGCCACAGATTAGAATACAAACCACAAACAGACCACAATTTGTTCCTATAGTTAGTCCTAGACAAATCCCAGTGGTCAGTCCTACATCTCAACACA tgcaaaacaaaaaacattctAAGGTGACACTACAGTCTTCCATGAATGAATCTGAAGAAACAGTGTGTAACCCTTCAGAACATAATGAACACTTCACAAGGCAGATACCAAACATGGGCAGCATTGTCAAGCCTAGTAATGAACACTTCAAAATGCATATCCCAGTGCTaaattctgacagttctactcaTACAGAAACATTTGTGAAAACAGAATTTCTACCCACTTGCG ATTACAGTAAAAGTACAAGTGTTGATTTAGAAGGTGAAATGGTGGATAGTGCAATAGATAGTGTAATGGGTCTTCCACAGGCCTTTAATGAAGTGGTTGAAATGCAAAAAGGCCAAAGCAGTGAAATACAGAAGCAACAAATGTTACTGAAGACTTTGCAG ggAAAATTTAAAGAAG TTACAGAGAAGAAAGAGGAGGTAACCCAGGAACTGACTAGTGTGACACATAAGATTTATGTTATAGAGGAGCAAAAGAGAACTTGTACCAAGAAATGTAAAGAATTTGATAGTG aaaTTATACAGTTAGTTATAGAAtctgaaaaagaaagaaattgtattaaagatttaaaagGAGATATAGAAGAAAATAATAG ACAATATACCAAGTACAAAGAAAGGATAACACGACATAAACAAGTGGTGGCAGAGTTTGAAGATAACCTTGAGGTACACAAAGAACTCCTGCAAATCAAAGAAGAAATTAAGAAACTACAAACTGAAT GTGAAAAAAGGGAGAGGAACAAATGTGATACAGAGAGGTTACTATCTggtcaaatagaaaacaaaataaaagaacacATTTTGACAGTTCAAAATGAGGTAGAACAGTTAAAACTTATACTTCAGGAAACAAAAGAGAAG ATTCAAACAGAGAAAGAAAAGCAAAGTCAAGCACAGGTTTCTTTAAATGTTCTTCAT aaAAAGAACCAAGCACAGTTGACAAGACTTAAGAAACAAGTTAAGGCTGCACAACAAAGTAGTCGGCAGTGGCATGATCAGATTTCCCTTCTTCAGAAAACTATAGCTGAGTTAAACAATAGACTGGGACAGTAG